In Aquimarina spinulae, a single window of DNA contains:
- a CDS encoding DUF6268 family outer membrane beta-barrel protein, translated as MIKKILILSLLLIFKINGQVNGEVFVLDEDRDIFYLYYTPSIIEDDLFEYQKANMKLGLPPIKMNRLTIYNTIGADYHHYKYQSSVPVFSKNIEQFYNINYSLLLNYKISKNWSFNVLAMPHIISNLEGNMEADDFNINGIVFIEKKFGKKNATGYYKLTFGAGYLTMAGKTRINPTINLMAKVNDKLSFVLGVPNTYIKYNLNDRHSIKLLGDLNDFSANLNTPIHLRNTEIDRAIYTSVSAGLEYNYWMTNNLGIMVRALYSVYDNYDLQDPNENTVYDFNPKSKSSIAIGIKFNPFR; from the coding sequence ATGATTAAAAAAATATTGATACTATCGCTACTGTTAATATTCAAAATCAATGGTCAGGTAAATGGAGAGGTATTTGTTTTAGATGAAGATAGAGATATTTTTTATCTATATTACACTCCTTCGATTATAGAAGATGACCTATTCGAATATCAAAAGGCCAACATGAAATTAGGCCTCCCTCCTATCAAAATGAATAGGCTAACAATATATAACACTATTGGAGCCGATTACCACCATTATAAATATCAATCGAGTGTACCTGTATTTTCAAAAAATATAGAACAGTTTTATAATATAAATTATAGCCTATTATTAAATTATAAAATCTCAAAAAACTGGTCTTTTAATGTGTTGGCAATGCCCCATATAATATCAAATTTAGAAGGAAATATGGAAGCAGATGATTTTAATATTAACGGTATTGTTTTTATCGAAAAAAAATTCGGAAAAAAGAATGCTACAGGGTATTACAAATTAACTTTTGGAGCCGGATATCTTACAATGGCAGGTAAAACGAGAATTAACCCTACCATAAATCTTATGGCAAAAGTAAATGATAAACTATCTTTTGTTTTAGGAGTTCCAAATACATATATAAAGTACAATCTTAATGATAGACATTCTATAAAACTTCTGGGAGATCTAAATGATTTCTCTGCCAACCTAAACACTCCTATTCATCTAAGAAATACTGAAATTGATCGGGCAATATATACATCCGTTTCTGCTGGTTTAGAATATAATTACTGGATGACCAATAATTTAGGGATAATGGTACGAGCATTGTACTCTGTGTATGATAATTATGATTTACAAGATCCTAATGAGAATACTGTTTATGATTTTAATCCAAAGTCAAAATCTTCTATTGCTATCGGAATCAAATTTAATCCTTTTCGCTAA
- a CDS encoding DUF2141 domain-containing protein has protein sequence MITKSLFFAVSLFLGILSINSTGEILVKVKGIKNYKGYIQVDIYKTNKGFPTSEEFAFKKLRFKVQKGENDLIINNLQHGTYAIAIYHDENSNEKLDTNFIGIPKEKTGVSNNPNSRSTPSFSDARFDFFSSKKVLEINIK, from the coding sequence ATGATTACAAAGAGTTTATTTTTCGCTGTAAGCCTATTTCTAGGAATTCTAAGTATTAATAGTACTGGTGAAATTCTGGTAAAAGTTAAAGGGATTAAAAATTACAAAGGGTATATCCAGGTGGATATATACAAAACAAATAAGGGTTTCCCTACCTCAGAAGAATTTGCATTTAAAAAACTGCGATTTAAAGTACAAAAAGGAGAAAATGACTTAATCATAAACAATTTACAACACGGTACATATGCTATTGCAATATATCATGATGAAAATTCTAACGAAAAATTAGACACTAATTTTATTGGAATTCCTAAAGAAAAAACAGGCGTATCTAATAATCCAAACTCAAGGTCTACCCCTTCGTTTAGCGATGCTAGATTTGATTTTTTTAGTTCAAAAAAAGTATTAGAAATAAATATCAAATAA
- a CDS encoding Crp/Fnr family transcriptional regulator yields the protein MEKLTNYIKSYVCITEKELEIILSFFKQRHISKGQFVLKKEQLVTDYYFVDSGGLIIYDIKNDVQSTRYFAFENELITDISKIKSKARSDSYIRAIEDTIIYTITYQKMEDLYERFPVWQKFGRLVWEDSFASVLYGIHNFQSLTAKERYLDLLKRSDLINRVPLKDLSLFLGVTPSSLSRIRKEICR from the coding sequence ATGGAAAAACTAACCAATTATATTAAGAGTTATGTATGCATTACAGAAAAAGAATTAGAAATAATACTCTCCTTTTTCAAACAGAGGCATATATCAAAAGGACAATTTGTTTTAAAAAAAGAACAATTGGTAACAGATTACTATTTTGTAGATTCTGGAGGCCTCATCATATATGATATAAAAAATGATGTGCAATCAACAAGATATTTTGCTTTTGAAAATGAACTTATTACCGATATTTCAAAAATAAAATCCAAGGCACGATCTGATTCATATATTCGAGCTATAGAAGATACTATTATATATACAATTACATATCAAAAGATGGAAGATCTCTACGAGCGTTTTCCTGTTTGGCAAAAATTCGGAAGACTCGTTTGGGAGGATTCTTTTGCCAGTGTACTCTATGGTATTCATAATTTTCAATCCCTCACTGCCAAAGAACGATATCTAGATCTCCTAAAAAGATCAGACCTTATTAATAGAGTCCCTCTTAAAGATTTATCTTTGTTTTTGGGTGTTACTCCTTCTTCCCTTAGTAGAATTAGAAAAGAAATCTGTAGATAA
- a CDS encoding GNAT family N-acetyltransferase: MEIKISETKNIELNQIIDLYKANKWSSADKPKELYNALLNSHSLVSAWSGDHLVGLGNAISDGYLVVYYPHLLIHPDYQGKGIGKMIVDKMQEKYGHFHMQMLTADGKAINFYQKVGFVRAGETEPMWIYKGSEH; this comes from the coding sequence ATGGAAATAAAAATCTCAGAAACAAAAAATATAGAGTTAAATCAAATCATTGATTTATATAAAGCTAATAAATGGAGTTCTGCAGATAAACCTAAAGAATTATATAATGCCTTACTAAATTCTCATTCATTAGTTTCTGCCTGGAGCGGAGATCATCTGGTTGGACTGGGTAATGCTATTTCTGATGGATATTTAGTTGTGTATTATCCTCATTTACTTATTCATCCTGATTATCAGGGAAAAGGTATTGGAAAAATGATAGTAGATAAAATGCAGGAAAAATATGGCCATTTTCATATGCAAATGTTAACAGCAGATGGCAAAGCAATTAATTTTTATCAAAAAGTAGGATTCGTTAGAGCCGGTGAAACCGAACCCATGTGGATTTATAAAGGCAGTGAGCATTGA
- a CDS encoding class I SAM-dependent methyltransferase, whose translation MDRYQETFKTWDKIAQIYEDKFMNLDLYNDTYDIFCELIPKSNPNILEVGCGPGNITQYLLSKNPNFRITAIDNSVNMIELAKKNNPTAKVQLMDSRDLHIIPNKFDAIICGFCIPYLSQSDCSKMIMDCNKLLNDLGMFYISFVAGNPGNSRYLSGSSGDRVYFYYHDLKNIEKDLMTASFEIKETFQKKYKKTDDIEEIHTILIVEKINK comes from the coding sequence ATGGATAGATATCAGGAAACATTTAAAACTTGGGATAAAATAGCTCAGATTTATGAAGATAAGTTTATGAATCTGGATTTGTACAATGACACCTATGACATATTCTGCGAATTAATTCCTAAAAGTAATCCCAATATTCTTGAAGTTGGTTGTGGCCCAGGGAATATAACTCAGTATCTTCTATCTAAAAATCCTAATTTTAGAATAACAGCCATAGATAATTCGGTAAATATGATCGAGCTGGCTAAAAAAAATAATCCAACAGCCAAAGTACAGCTAATGGATAGTAGAGACCTACATATCATACCAAATAAATTTGATGCCATTATTTGCGGGTTTTGTATCCCCTACTTATCACAATCAGATTGCTCGAAAATGATAATGGATTGCAATAAATTACTTAATGATTTAGGAATGTTTTATATAAGTTTTGTTGCTGGAAACCCAGGTAACTCCAGATATCTATCAGGAAGTAGTGGAGATAGAGTTTATTTTTACTATCATGATTTAAAAAATATTGAAAAAGATTTAATGACAGCATCTTTCGAGATCAAAGAAACATTTCAAAAAAAATATAAAAAAACAGATGATATTGAAGAAATTCATACCATACTTATCGTAGAAAAAATAAACAAATAA
- the cysM gene encoding cysteine synthase CysM: MSHSILDLIGNTPLVKATSLIDNPNITLYLKLEGHNPGGSVKDRAAYNMIKSALDRGDINQNTKLIEATSGNTGIALAMIAGIFKLDIELVMPENSTKERVQTMRAFGAKVTLTSSDIGIEGSRDYAEDKVNKEGYVMLNQFANDDNWRAHYKTTGPEIWKDTQGKITHFVSSMGTTGTIMGTSTYLKEQSKDIQIVGVQPTDESRIPGIRKWPKEYLPKIFNPNKVDQVIEVSQEEATDMAKRLAKEEGVFSGMSSGGAVTAAIKLAKTLKRGVLVAIICDRGDRYLSSDLFE, from the coding sequence ATGTCACATAGTATTTTAGACCTGATAGGAAATACCCCTTTGGTAAAGGCTACTTCCCTAATAGACAATCCCAATATTACATTATATCTAAAACTAGAAGGGCATAACCCAGGAGGAAGCGTTAAAGATCGCGCTGCTTATAATATGATTAAATCTGCACTGGATCGTGGTGATATTAATCAAAATACTAAGCTTATCGAAGCAACAAGTGGTAACACAGGAATTGCTTTGGCGATGATCGCAGGAATTTTTAAACTGGATATTGAATTGGTAATGCCAGAAAATTCTACCAAAGAACGAGTACAGACTATGCGTGCTTTTGGTGCAAAAGTAACACTTACCTCATCAGATATAGGAATAGAAGGTTCTAGAGATTATGCAGAAGATAAAGTTAATAAAGAAGGGTATGTTATGTTAAATCAATTTGCTAACGATGATAATTGGCGTGCCCATTATAAAACTACCGGACCAGAAATCTGGAAAGATACGCAAGGTAAAATTACACATTTTGTATCCTCTATGGGAACTACAGGAACGATTATGGGAACATCGACTTATCTCAAAGAACAATCAAAAGATATACAAATTGTTGGAGTACAACCTACCGACGAATCCAGAATTCCCGGAATACGTAAATGGCCAAAAGAATATCTTCCTAAAATCTTTAATCCAAATAAAGTAGACCAGGTTATCGAAGTAAGCCAGGAAGAAGCCACTGATATGGCAAAACGATTAGCAAAAGAAGAAGGTGTTTTCTCTGGCATGAGTAGTGGTGGAGCTGTTACTGCTGCTATAAAATTAGCAAAAACACTAAAAAGAGGTGTGCTTGTTGCTATTATCTGTGATCGTGGAGATAGGTACCTAAGTTCTGATTTATTTGAGTAA
- the epsC gene encoding serine O-acetyltransferase EpsC — MTKERDQIIDEIKELKKNPNLKLELKEKTEYFTKLLFYTLFDTDTEVAKNIDRLEKTFETLVDLACWETDKPCSKLWQSYLEKLPGILKKLNLDAQAFMKSDPAANSIEEIYMAYPGFYAIAIYRLSHELLKFGLPLVPRLMTEYSHRLTGTDINPGAEIGESFFIDHATGIVIGETVIIKDNVKIYQGVTLGGLYVDRKLRNVKRHPTVENNVTIYANATILGGSTVIGANSTIGGNAWITSSVPENSIISNTAEIKIKKVI, encoded by the coding sequence ATGACTAAAGAAAGAGATCAAATTATCGATGAGATAAAAGAGCTGAAAAAGAATCCGAATCTTAAACTTGAGCTAAAAGAAAAAACCGAATATTTTACGAAATTACTTTTCTATACATTATTCGATACAGATACAGAAGTAGCCAAGAATATAGATCGTCTTGAAAAAACTTTCGAAACGCTTGTTGATCTTGCGTGTTGGGAAACCGATAAACCTTGTAGTAAACTTTGGCAATCTTATTTAGAGAAGTTACCTGGCATACTAAAAAAACTAAATCTGGATGCTCAGGCCTTTATGAAAAGTGATCCGGCAGCAAATTCTATAGAAGAAATATATATGGCCTACCCTGGGTTTTATGCTATAGCAATCTATAGATTAAGTCACGAGCTTCTTAAATTTGGTTTACCCCTTGTCCCTCGATTAATGACAGAATATTCGCATCGATTAACAGGTACCGACATTAACCCGGGAGCAGAAATCGGAGAATCGTTTTTTATAGATCATGCAACAGGTATTGTTATCGGAGAAACGGTAATTATAAAAGACAATGTTAAGATATATCAAGGTGTAACTCTTGGAGGGTTATATGTAGACAGAAAACTTCGTAATGTAAAACGTCACCCAACTGTAGAAAACAATGTAACTATCTATGCTAATGCAACAATACTAGGTGGAAGTACTGTTATTGGAGCCAATAGTACTATTGGTGGTAATGCGTGGATTACCTCTTCGGTTCCCGAAAATTCGATTATTTCAAATACAGCAGAAATTAAGATCAAAAAAGTTATCTAA
- a CDS encoding c-type cytochrome yields the protein MLSKKQARNFFLGGTLVTFLAFIGLTIYSFSEEQDQSNYTNITEQVVRGKHLWETNNCMGCHTLLGEGGYYAPELTKVLDRRGEGYVKAVLMTPVPWAPNGRKMVAYGFSEEEAKDLIAFFDWIDDIDLNGFDRVVSPLAKDEN from the coding sequence ATGTTATCTAAAAAACAAGCGCGAAATTTCTTTCTGGGAGGAACATTGGTCACTTTTTTGGCATTTATTGGGTTAACGATCTATTCTTTTAGTGAAGAACAAGATCAATCTAACTATACCAATATAACAGAACAAGTGGTGCGTGGAAAACACTTATGGGAAACCAACAATTGTATGGGATGTCATACTCTTCTGGGAGAGGGAGGATATTATGCTCCAGAACTAACCAAGGTTCTCGATAGAAGAGGAGAAGGGTATGTAAAAGCAGTGCTAATGACTCCTGTTCCCTGGGCACCAAATGGCAGAAAGATGGTAGCTTATGGTTTCTCTGAAGAAGAAGCAAAAGATCTGATCGCCTTTTTTGATTGGATTGATGATATCGATCTAAATGGTTTTGATAGAGTTGTGTCGCCATTAGCAAAAGATGAAAACTAA
- a CDS encoding cbb3-type cytochrome c oxidase subunit I yields MKYKSQKVAYWFFALSMLLLVLQITYGFIMGFARIGMDGLHDFIPFNTARAVHTNLLVVWLLSGFMGAAYYIIPEEAQRELVNVKLAYVQLISLALVGVTAIVGYHFNWWEGRKFLEIPRQLDFLVVINVLLFLGLILMTLFKGKRRTTTSLVLSMGLLFAALLYLPGMLPFDSQVTDSFFRWWVVHLWVEGVWELIMGGILSFLLIKLTGVDREVIEKWLYVIVGLTFLSGVLGTGHHYYYIGVNKIWLIVGGIFSALEPLAFLAMALFAVNMYRKGEKKHPNTIALFWTIGSAIVSFVGAGLLGFAHTLPQTNLYTHGTLVTAMHGHLAFWGAYAMIVLAIISYSLPNLTGRKLYNSVRGRTSFWTSNIGMIGMTVAFGVAGVAQVYLERKFKMEFMAVQKEISIHFVVLILCASLFTIGIILYIIDFIKHGRPNDEAMEVREV; encoded by the coding sequence ATGAAATACAAATCTCAAAAAGTAGCATACTGGTTCTTTGCCTTATCCATGTTACTATTGGTCTTACAAATTACCTATGGATTTATTATGGGCTTTGCCCGTATTGGTATGGATGGGTTACATGATTTTATTCCCTTTAATACAGCTAGAGCCGTACATACAAATTTATTAGTAGTCTGGTTGTTATCTGGCTTTATGGGGGCTGCATATTATATTATTCCCGAAGAAGCTCAACGTGAACTTGTAAATGTAAAATTGGCTTATGTACAATTAATTTCACTTGCGTTGGTTGGTGTTACCGCTATCGTTGGATACCATTTTAATTGGTGGGAGGGACGTAAGTTTTTAGAAATACCAAGACAATTAGATTTTTTGGTTGTTATTAATGTACTACTCTTTTTAGGATTGATACTCATGACTCTCTTTAAAGGAAAACGCAGAACTACTACATCATTAGTGCTATCTATGGGACTATTGTTTGCTGCTCTATTGTATCTGCCTGGGATGTTACCATTCGATAGCCAGGTGACTGATTCATTTTTTCGTTGGTGGGTTGTACATTTATGGGTAGAAGGAGTATGGGAGCTTATTATGGGAGGTATACTTTCTTTCTTGTTAATTAAGCTTACCGGAGTTGATAGAGAGGTTATAGAGAAATGGTTGTACGTTATTGTGGGGTTAACTTTTTTATCAGGAGTATTAGGTACTGGTCATCACTATTATTATATAGGAGTTAATAAGATATGGTTAATTGTTGGAGGTATATTTTCTGCTCTAGAGCCTCTGGCTTTTTTAGCAATGGCCCTTTTTGCAGTAAATATGTATCGAAAAGGAGAGAAAAAACATCCTAATACCATAGCGCTATTCTGGACTATAGGGTCGGCAATTGTATCCTTTGTAGGAGCAGGGCTATTAGGTTTCGCTCACACATTACCTCAGACCAATTTATATACGCATGGTACTCTGGTTACTGCCATGCATGGTCACCTTGCTTTTTGGGGAGCATATGCAATGATTGTACTTGCAATTATTAGTTATTCTTTACCAAATCTAACAGGGAGAAAATTGTACAATAGTGTAAGAGGAAGAACTTCATTCTGGACATCAAATATTGGTATGATAGGTATGACCGTTGCTTTTGGTGTCGCTGGTGTTGCTCAGGTATATTTAGAACGTAAGTTTAAAATGGAATTTATGGCTGTACAAAAAGAAATTAGCATTCACTTCGTTGTATTGATTCTCTGTGCATCATTATTCACTATCGGAATCATATTATATATAATTGATTTTATAAAACATGGTCGCCCTAATGATGAGGCTATGGAAGTTCGAGAAGTCTAA
- a CDS encoding CbbQ/NirQ/NorQ/GpvN family protein: MDHIAPNGNKTALSKMTTEVPLSPPFYRPIAKEIEVFEHSYKSKIPFLLKGPTGTGKSRFIEYMTYQLGKPLITVSCHEETSSTDLIGRYIIKGAETIWLDGPLTTAVKKGAILYLDEIAEARPDVIVAIHSLTDHRRELFVDKLGETIKAHPDFMLVASFNPGYQRGFKELKPSTRQRFVAVSFDYPEAKIETDILINETDVLPAEAKKLVNIANKVRNLTELGLTETVSTRLLVDAAKLIHSGLPKRLAVHVAIVEPLTDDLEVISALKDLCDLMI; encoded by the coding sequence ATGGACCATATTGCTCCCAACGGAAACAAAACAGCACTATCCAAAATGACTACTGAAGTACCACTTAGTCCTCCTTTTTATAGACCCATTGCCAAAGAGATAGAAGTTTTTGAACATTCTTATAAAAGCAAAATCCCATTTTTATTAAAAGGGCCTACAGGTACCGGTAAATCAAGATTTATCGAATATATGACATATCAATTGGGTAAGCCCCTAATTACAGTTAGTTGCCATGAAGAAACCTCTTCTACCGATTTAATCGGAAGGTATATTATCAAAGGAGCCGAGACCATCTGGCTGGATGGCCCACTAACCACAGCAGTTAAAAAAGGAGCAATTCTTTATTTGGACGAAATTGCAGAAGCAAGACCAGATGTAATTGTTGCCATTCATTCACTTACAGATCATAGAAGAGAGTTGTTCGTTGATAAGTTAGGAGAAACCATAAAAGCACATCCCGATTTTATGTTAGTCGCTTCTTTTAATCCCGGGTATCAAAGAGGGTTTAAAGAATTAAAACCTTCAACCAGGCAACGTTTTGTAGCTGTATCTTTTGATTACCCAGAGGCCAAAATTGAAACCGATATTTTGATAAATGAAACAGATGTTCTTCCGGCAGAAGCCAAGAAATTGGTAAACATTGCAAACAAAGTAAGAAACTTAACCGAGTTAGGTCTAACCGAAACTGTTTCGACACGATTGCTGGTTGATGCAGCAAAATTAATCCATTCTGGGTTACCAAAACGTCTTGCAGTACATGTAGCTATTGTAGAACCTCTCACAGATGATCTAGAGGTGATAAGTGCTTTAAAAGATCTGTGTGATTTGATGATATAA
- a CDS encoding nitric oxide reductase activation protein NorD, whose protein sequence is MFEFEPDEYIFTKFAHYFKRRRKKKEANLTYAVKLNDIKPRLTIFARAITGKSIEIYEAEREGGYKNNNFFLPSKYAEFLTIEENISFYLFRVLYLATQKNLDLNWNDTLEHSVEESRILASDTSSKVLKHLFEEFPITENYFQKFIAYYAGKTKKDTQIDYSFIYGKWMRNIPEEMLNETLNNFTEKIKTANPEQPKTTLKANAVEEIISIQVDEKQVEDAVLQHQFEKVETADEFGGNFKDMDGDDELDDHANALEDLNMKYTVRVDDTAHSVYQADFIENTTIAESAERNEKGYFIPYDEWNYAKRTYKDNFCKVYPKTILKTDVGYYKKTISKNGSTLLGLRKMLTTVNNKYQQQRRQTQGEEFDLDAITDLFVDVHSGITPSEKIYLSKQKKEKDLSILLLLDISLSSDGYAAGNRVIDVEKQVSILFGEILDEFNIDFSINCFYSKTRNHSSYITIKGFDDHWSKAKFKIGAVEPGGYTRIGPALRHSGALLDKRNTKNKWIILISDGKPNDYDRYEGKYGINDIKQALRELNERQINSYALAIEAQAKYYLPQMFGQNHYQILTTPVELLQSLVKLYEKIKHQN, encoded by the coding sequence ATGTTTGAGTTTGAACCAGATGAATACATCTTTACCAAATTTGCCCATTATTTCAAGCGTCGCAGAAAGAAAAAAGAAGCAAATTTGACTTACGCAGTAAAGTTAAACGATATAAAACCTCGTTTGACCATTTTTGCAAGAGCTATTACAGGTAAGTCTATAGAAATTTATGAAGCAGAAAGAGAAGGTGGTTATAAAAATAATAACTTCTTTCTGCCTTCAAAATATGCTGAATTTTTAACGATCGAAGAAAATATTTCTTTTTATCTATTTAGAGTATTATACCTGGCTACTCAAAAAAACTTGGATTTGAACTGGAATGATACTTTAGAACATTCAGTAGAAGAATCCCGAATACTAGCCTCAGATACTTCATCAAAAGTGTTAAAACATTTATTTGAAGAATTCCCGATCACCGAGAATTATTTCCAAAAATTCATAGCGTATTATGCTGGAAAAACTAAAAAAGACACACAAATAGATTATTCATTTATTTATGGAAAGTGGATGCGCAATATTCCTGAAGAAATGCTTAATGAAACTTTGAATAATTTTACTGAAAAAATAAAAACTGCCAACCCAGAGCAGCCAAAAACAACTTTGAAAGCTAATGCTGTAGAAGAAATAATTTCGATTCAAGTAGATGAAAAACAAGTAGAAGATGCTGTTTTGCAACATCAGTTTGAAAAGGTGGAAACGGCAGATGAATTTGGAGGGAATTTCAAAGACATGGATGGAGATGATGAGCTAGATGATCATGCTAATGCTTTAGAAGATTTAAATATGAAGTACACTGTGCGAGTTGATGACACAGCACATTCTGTTTATCAGGCAGATTTCATTGAAAATACAACTATAGCAGAAAGTGCCGAAAGAAATGAAAAAGGGTATTTTATCCCTTATGATGAATGGAATTATGCAAAGCGTACGTATAAAGACAATTTTTGTAAAGTATATCCCAAAACCATCCTAAAAACAGATGTTGGATATTATAAAAAAACAATATCGAAAAATGGGTCTACACTGCTTGGACTAAGAAAAATGTTGACAACAGTTAATAATAAATATCAACAACAACGCAGACAGACACAAGGAGAGGAGTTTGATTTAGATGCCATAACCGATTTGTTTGTCGATGTACATTCTGGTATAACTCCATCAGAGAAAATATATTTATCAAAACAAAAAAAAGAAAAAGATCTATCTATTTTACTGTTGTTAGACATTAGCTTATCTAGCGATGGTTATGCTGCCGGTAATCGAGTTATCGATGTAGAAAAACAAGTTTCCATTCTTTTTGGTGAAATATTAGATGAATTTAATATCGATTTCTCGATCAATTGTTTCTATTCTAAAACCAGAAATCATTCTAGTTACATAACGATTAAAGGTTTTGATGATCACTGGAGTAAAGCAAAATTTAAAATAGGAGCCGTAGAACCTGGAGGATATACTCGTATTGGACCCGCACTTCGACATTCGGGGGCATTGTTGGATAAACGAAATACTAAGAATAAATGGATTATTCTTATTTCTGATGGAAAACCAAACGATTATGACAGATATGAAGGAAAATATGGTATCAATGATATAAAACAAGCCTTACGAGAACTCAATGAACGTCAAATAAATTCGTATGCCCTGGCAATTGAAGCACAGGCAAAATATTATTTACCGCAAATGTTTGGACAAAACCATTATCAAATTTTAACAACACCAGTAGAGCTATTACAATCATTAGTAAAACTCTACGAGAAGATTAAACACCAAAATTAA
- a CDS encoding DUF438 domain-containing protein, whose product MNSFLPEVEKLPEGHPVKVYYQESELIQELLSELYEADAIADFQQYFNIFNQLTTIEKRFARKENQLFPYLEKHGWNGPSRGMWSFHDNLRDQIRLLNTHNAERNTTKIIENLPYLIEGIKRLLTIEDMRLFPIAMQILSEEDWKEFYEGDEEMGWMLSQKPKPYPAIETAYIHPSEDFTERDLPFSLEDTFHYDEGYMTPNQVNLLLRYLPVDITYVDENDKVIFYNRGEDRVFPRSKGIIGREVRFCHPPKSVDMVLRIVDEFRAGTKDVAEFWFNYRGQVIHIRYFAIRDKHKNYKGVIEMSQDVTEIQKLNGEKRLLDWD is encoded by the coding sequence ATGAACTCTTTTTTGCCAGAAGTAGAAAAATTACCAGAGGGACACCCGGTAAAAGTGTATTATCAGGAAAGTGAACTCATCCAGGAATTATTATCTGAATTATATGAAGCAGACGCTATAGCAGACTTTCAACAGTATTTCAATATATTTAATCAGTTAACAACCATAGAAAAACGATTTGCTCGAAAAGAGAACCAGCTATTTCCATATTTAGAGAAACATGGTTGGAATGGCCCCAGCCGGGGAATGTGGTCTTTTCATGACAATTTAAGAGACCAGATTAGGCTGTTAAATACACATAATGCAGAGAGAAATACTACTAAAATCATAGAAAACCTTCCGTATTTGATAGAAGGAATAAAGCGGCTTCTCACTATTGAAGATATGAGATTGTTTCCTATAGCTATGCAAATACTTAGTGAAGAAGACTGGAAAGAATTTTATGAAGGAGATGAAGAAATGGGATGGATGTTATCTCAGAAACCTAAACCATATCCCGCAATAGAAACAGCATATATTCACCCAAGCGAAGATTTTACCGAACGTGATTTACCATTTTCTTTAGAAGATACCTTTCATTATGATGAGGGCTACATGACCCCAAATCAGGTAAACCTATTGCTTCGCTATTTACCGGTTGATATTACTTATGTAGATGAAAACGACAAAGTCATTTTTTATAATAGGGGAGAAGATCGTGTTTTTCCCAGAAGCAAAGGAATTATAGGAAGAGAAGTTCGTTTTTGTCACCCTCCCAAAAGTGTAGATATGGTACTACGTATAGTAGATGAATTTAGAGCAGGTACAAAAGATGTGGCAGAATTCTGGTTTAATTATAGAGGTCAGGTAATTCATATCCGATACTTTGCCATTAGAGATAAGCACAAAAATTATAAAGGAGTTATCGAAATGTCTCAGGATGTAACCGAAATTCAAAAACTAAATGGAGAAAAACGACTGTTGGATTGGGATTAA
- a CDS encoding cytochrome c oxidase subunit 3, protein MKQTPINYSNIYYPPGGILMWIIISLELITFGMAIIAMVYCGKQEPDLFHQSRMLLNPVYGIINTILLLTSGFCMAISVHYLKINIPQKSKILLLATMLFGMLFLIIKTFEYNEKINLGLDINHNLFFTFYWLLTLFHVIHVIVGLVILGSVYFGLRNKKTNIEDVEASASFWHMCDLIWLFIFPIIYLFF, encoded by the coding sequence ATGAAACAAACACCTATTAACTATAGCAATATATACTACCCGCCAGGAGGAATTCTTATGTGGATTATAATTTCTTTAGAATTAATAACTTTTGGAATGGCTATAATAGCAATGGTATACTGTGGCAAACAAGAGCCTGATCTTTTTCATCAATCAAGGATGCTGTTAAATCCAGTTTATGGAATTATTAATACTATTCTTTTGCTTACCAGCGGTTTTTGTATGGCAATTTCGGTTCATTATCTAAAAATTAATATCCCACAAAAATCTAAAATACTGTTGTTAGCAACAATGCTGTTTGGGATGTTATTTTTAATAATAAAAACCTTTGAATACAACGAAAAAATAAATCTGGGCCTTGATATTAATCACAATTTGTTTTTTACATTTTATTGGTTACTCACTTTATTTCATGTCATACATGTTATTGTTGGCTTGGTGATATTAGGCTCTGTTTACTTTGGACTAAGAAATAAGAAAACAAATATAGAAGATGTTGAAGCAAGTGCTTCATTTTGGCATATGTGTGATTTGATATGGTTATTTATCTTTCCTATCATTTATCTATTTTTTTGA